A part of Scleropages formosus chromosome 3, fSclFor1.1, whole genome shotgun sequence genomic DNA contains:
- the LOC108923746 gene encoding uncharacterized protein LOC108923746, whose protein sequence is MGFLLASLCVVHLLLLEADGTSAETEPFYPFGLNNGDTQYDYNSYYYNYGHYFQIQPETSFPFFGGKYYLINIYMQGFLTLGQTSDYYYPIQFPSYSRNDFIAPFWTTWNNGVNGALFYREVTSGSVLQEVTSDINQYYPQLNFSAAWAFIATWNWTKYDSAAPPEATFQVVLVTDGTLSFVLMNYGNLSATSDVQVGYDTMNSTNYFSMPGSFQSNITNLSFTSNVNVKGRWVFRTDYCYNNCLFQDDFYPYGPNNGDSLIPPVNDGNSSVILLTETLQFFGTEYNKLYVNNNGFLTFGQAVSSPYSSMFRSGYDIIAPFWSNWNTTKSGVISYRQATSGSDLQQATSDINQYFPQLNFTATWVFIATWDNVAFYNMDTETSFQVVLISDGDQSFVLMNYGRISSVISSMQAGFVTADSMIYFNMMEYSSYTDLTFSSNVNVKGRWVFQTNINYEKGIAV, encoded by the exons AACCTTTCTACCCATTTGGCCTTAACAACGGAGACACACAGTATGACTACAATAGTTATTATTACAACTATGGACATTATTTTCAGATTCAGCCAGAAActagttttccattttttggaGGCAAATACTatctgataaat ATTTACATGCAAGGGTTCTTGACCCTCGGACAAACTTCAGACTACTATTATCCTATCCAATTCCCAAGCTATTCTAGAAATGACTTCATTGCTCCATTTTGGACCACCTGGAACAATGGTGTAAATGGTGCACTCTTCTACCGTGAAGTGACCAGTGGGAGTGTCCTACAAGAGGTCACGAGTGACATAAACCAGTACTACCCTCAACTGAATTTCAGCGCCGCCTGGGCCTTCATCGCCACATGGAACTGGACGAAATATGACTCAGCAGCTCCCCCT GAAGCAACCTTCCAGGTGGTTCTGGTCACAGATGGGACTTTATCATTTGTTCTGATGAACTATGGTAACCTGTCTGCTACTTCAGATGTCCAG gTGGGATATGACACAATGAATTCGACCAATTATTTCAGCATGCCTGGATCattccaaagcaacattacCAACTTGTCTTTCACCagtaatgtcaatgtaaaagGTCGTTGGGTGTTTCGCACTGATTACTGTTACAATAACTGTCTGTtccaag ATGACTTTTACCCTTATGGCCCAAACAATGGAGATTCACTGATCCCACCTGTGAATGATGGAAATTCCTCCGTGATCCTATTAACTGAGACTCTCCAGTTTTTTGGAACAGAATACAACAAACTTTAT GTGAATAACAATGGTTTCCTGACCTTTGGCCAAGCAGTGAGCAGTCCCTACTCTTCGATGTTTCGGTCTGGCTACGATATCATTGCTCCTTTCTGGAGTAACTGGAACACCACAAAAAGTGGCGTCATCTCTTACCGTCAAGCGACCAGTGGCAGTGATCTCCAACAGGCCACCAGTGACATAAACCAGTACTTTCCTCAGCTGAACTTCACTGCTACCTGGGTCTTCATTGCCACATGGGATAATGTGGCCTTCTACAACATGGACACA GAAACCTCTTTCCAGGTGGTTCTGATTTCAGATGGAGATCAATCTTTTGTACTAATGAACTACGGGAGAATCTCTTCTGTGATTTCAAGTATGCAG gcTGGCTTTGTCACTGCAGACTCAATGATTTACTTCAATATGATGGAATATAGCTCATACACAGATCTAACTTTCAGCAGCAATGTCAATGTTAAAGGGCGCTGGGTCTTTCAAACCAACATCAATTATGAAAAAGGTATAGctgtatga